GATATTTCTTCTCTCTGTAAAAGTTTATGGACACCTGCCAGCGATGCACAGGATCCTGGCTCTGCAAAAATCCCTTCCGATCCAGCTAGCTGGCTGTATGCTTGTAAAATTTCGTCATCTGTTACGAAATCGATCTTCCCTTCTGATTCGTCACGGGCTGCAACCGCAAGATCCCAGCTTGCCGGGTTGCCAATGCGGATGGCCGTTGCGATTGTCTCCGGCTGTTCAATCGGCTGCCCTTTGACAATCGCGGCCGCTCCCTCTGCCTCAAAACCAAACATTCGCGGCAAACCTGTACGCTTACTGTCATTGTATTCTTTGAAGCCTTTCCAATACGCGCTGATATTTCCGGCATTTCCCACCGGGATCGCCAGGATATCAGGTGCTCCACCTAGCTGATCACAAATTTCAAACGCAGCTGTTTTTTGTCCTTCAAGGCGGAATGGATTGACTGAATTCACTAGTGTGACTGGCTCAGTTTCGCTGATCGTCCTGACCATTTTCAGCGCTTCATCAAAGTTTCCTTCAATCGACACAATGCTTGCGCCATACATAACGGCCTGTGCGAGTTTTCCCATCGCAATTTTTCCCTCAGGAATGACGATGATCGACCTCAACCCAGCTCTTGCTGCATAAGCCGCTGCCGACGCTGAGGTATTGCCTGTGGAGGCGCAGATGACTGTGTCACTGCCTGCCTCCTTAGCCTTGGCGACAGCCATGACCATTCCTCTATCTTTAAAGGAACCGGTAGGATTTACTCCTTCCACTTTTACATATAGGTCAATTCCCCATTCCTCTGACAGCTGGTCGAGCCTGATCAGCGGCGTATTGCCCTCATGGAGGGTAAGCAACGGTGTCTCGGCTTTAACCGGCAGGTATTCACGATATTCACTTAACAGCCCCCGCCACCTCATACATTGACACTTCCTTCGACCCTGTAAGAGCTTTTGACTTCCTTCACCACCCTGAGGTCGCGCAGCTCCATTAAAATATTCTGGTAATCCTTCAGGGAAGCCTGATGTGTAACAACCACAATTTCCGCAAGCTCCTTTTCCTTTAAAGGCATCTGGAGGATTTTTTCGAAGCTGACATTATGGTTCGCGAAAAGGGATGTAATTTCCGAGAATACGCCTACTTCGTCATAGACGTGAAGTCTCAGGAAGTACTTAGAATTCACTTCACCATCATCCTTCAACTGCTTCTCATACTGCGGAGTGACAAAAGAACTGCCGTTGACTCCAAGGCGCATATTTTTGACGACGCCCACAAGATCCGAGACCACAGCTGTGGCAGTTGGCAGGCTTCCCGCTCCTGGACCGTAAAACATTGTTTCTCCTACTGCTTCTCCATATACGTACACCGCATTGTACTCATTATTTACGGACGATAGTGGATGCGATGATGGAAGCAATGCCGGCTCAACACACACCTCGACCTTATCGCCTTCACGGACGGCGATGCCGAGCAGTTTCATTGTATAGCCCAGCTGTTTCCCGTATTGCAGGTCCTCTTCGGTTACAGAAGTGATTCCTTTCGCTTTTACATCATCTAGATCAATTTTCATCGAAAATCCCAACGAGGCCATGATGGCCATTTTTCTCGCCGCATCCAGACCTTCTACGTCGGATTCAGGGTTTGCCTCAGCGTACCCAAGCTGCTGCGCTTCCTTCAATATGCTATCGTATGCCAGTCCCTCCTGGCTCATCTTCGTTAAAATGTAGTTTGTTGTGCCATTCACAATGCCCATCATCTTTGTAATCCTGTCAGATGCAAGGCCGTCCACCAGGCTGCGCAAAATTGGAATTCCTCCGGCAACGCTCGCTTCAAAAAAGAGGTCGCAGCCATTTTCATTGGCGACGGTTAAAAGCTCGGAACCATGGACAGCCATCAAATCCTTGTTTGCCGTCACAATATTCTTTTTGCTTCTTAATGCCTGAAGCAAATGTTCACGAGTATCCTCGATGCCTCCCATAACTTCAATGACTACTTCAATCTCCGGGTCTTCCATAATTTCGGCTGGATTCACCGTCAGGAGAGAAGGATCCACTTTTACCGACCTTTCTTTTTCAACATCCTGAACAAGGATTTTCTTCACTTTAATCGGGCACCCAACCTGGTGCATCAATTTATCCTGGTGGTTTTCGATAATCCTGACCACACCTGACCCTACTGTTCCCAAACCTAGAAGTCCAACCGAGATTACCTGCATTTCCTCTTCCCCTCTCTTAGTGTCTATTCTGAGTGAACACTTGTTTTTGTATAGTAGACATTATATAGACCAAAAACAGCTTTTACAAGGAATATTTTGGAGTCCTTTATCTCTGTAAACGCTTAATCATATGTGGCTGTAAGGTTAGAAAATTACAAAAAATCCTTCCCATTGAACAGGAAGGATTTAAAAATTATTAGAGCACTTCTTTATTTACAATTGTTTTTGGACTGTCGCCCGTCAGAACAGCTTTCACATTTGTGCAGCACAATTTGATCATGGTTGTCCTCGTTTCGGTGCTCGCACTGCCGATGTGCGGAATCGCCGTCACGTTTGGCAATTGAAGCAGTGGATGTTCGGCGGAAATAGGTTCTTTTTCAAACACATCAAGTCCCGCACCAGCAATATCCCCATCTTTAAGCGCCTCATATAACGCCTGCTCGTCCACAACCGGGCCGCGGCCAGCATTAATGAAAATGGCACTGTTTTTCATCTTCGTAAAGACATCGGCTGTAAAAAGATTTTTAGTTTCTGGCGTCAACGGAGCAAGTGACACAACAAAGTCAGCCTTTGTCACAAGATCCTCGAAAGAACTATAAACAGCGCCTAGTTCTTTTTCGGCTTCAGGTTTGCGGGAGCGGTTATGGTAAAGGATTTCCATGCCAAACCCTTTAGCTCTGCGCGCCACCGCTTCCCCTATTTTTCCCATGCCGACAATCCCGATTGTCTTACCGTAAACATCATGCCCGGCAAGCAGGTACGGACTCCAGCCTCCCCACTTGCCGGCCTTAATATATTCTGCCGCTTCGACAATCCGTCTAGCTGTAGCCATCAACAAAGCAAAAGTAAGGTCTGCTGTTGTTTCTGTCAGCACATCCGGCGTGTTCGTCACGATGATTCCGCGCTTTGTCGCTGCTTCCAAATCAATATTATCAAAGCCAACTGCCAGATTGGCAACCACTTTCAGGTTTTCGCCTGCAGACAGTGCTTCCTCATCGACTTTGTCAGATAGCATCGTGATCAAGGCACTGGATTTTTCAGCTTCTTTTAAAATAACTTCCCTCGGGGCAGGGATATCTTCATGATCCCACATTTTCACATCAAAAAGCTCAGTGAGCTCGGCAATTGTTTCTTCGGGCAATTTCCTGGTGATATACACATAGGGTTTCATTGTCTGTCTCCTTTTGAAAGCGTTTAATATAATAGAATAATTTTATTCTATCACAATCTACACTTTCTTTATCGAGAAAAGCTTCGACTAACGTAATAACCAATCAACTGGAGGAAGTTTCCCTGCTTTTACCGGGGCATCACTGAGATGATAAAAATGGCTTAGGAACCGCTCATGATCACTGCTCTGTGTCAGGTACTTCCGCAGACGGTCCTCGAGCTGCCGCTTCGTTTGCTCTGATTGGGTGATATAATAATTTTCAACTGTCTCATAGTAATGGAGCGGGAACAGTAATCTGGCGTAAAGCAGCCGCCATGAAAAAGGCGAAAGCATCGTCAACGATTGGTATTCTGCCAGAAAGTGCTTGATTTCCGGCTGGCTCGTCTGGATGTTGGCAAAATAACGATCTCTGACCCATTCAGCAAGATCCCGGCTTGCATGGTCAAAAACCCATTCAAAAGGATTTTTTACAAAATAGCTTCCTCTCCAAACATTATTCGTGAAACGCTCATAACAAACAGTCCCATGGTCAATTCTTGTCGGCTTATCATCGATCTCTGTATCAGCGAGATATTGAATCGCATTTTCAGATAAACCCATGTAATAAGGAAAAGATTCCATAAACATCTTCTCAAAATCGTTCTCCGGTTCAGTGTAAAGCTTTCCGCTCCACACCTTCTCCATCTGGTCGAGCCGCTTTTCCCATAGCTGCTTCCATTGTCCCACCCTGTTCATGCTTTCAACCTTGAAAGGTATTTGCCTGCCTCTTGCATGAAACTTGGCCAGCTTCCTGCCTGTTTTCATTTTTTCAGGCATCGGTACTGCTTTGTTTACGAGCACGCAATATTTCCTGCCCTCCCAATCACAAATTTGCTTGCCTTGTTTGTCAGCGAGCAGCATCGATACATTCCGGTCCCCCGCTTTTTGCATATGGTCAGCAATCCTTGCCAGCTCATTTATTTCTTGCTCTTTTGTCCCATTAGCGTCCATAATCAAATAAAGCCCTTCATTATGCTTATATCCATGATATCTTCCAAGAGATACTTCTGAATCTGCAGAAATCCCATATACTTCTTTTAACATCTTTTGAAACATCATCGCACCTCATTTCCAAGCCGCTCTTTTACAAATATATGTCTTGCTTTAAAAAACTTGTGTAAACAATGCAATGAATAAGAGACACCATTCAGGAAATGATTTAAAGGAATGAATTCTTTCACTAAAACGGATTAAGCGGAATATTTTAGGTTAAATAGGATAATGAGTATGCTGAAAGAAAAGCGGAAGCGCCTTGTTCAGCCCCGACAAGCGCTGGAGGGCCTGACAGTGAAGTCGCTCTTTGACTTCATTGGCAGGACTGAAGCGACTCGAGTTGCTCAAAGCTAACGCTTCTCGCAAGATACTCGAGGAGCGAACTCAGCGATGAAAACTGGCTAGGCGCTGGAGCTGGACAATTCCAGTTAAAAATAGAAAGGTGATGCAGATGTTAGAAAAAAAACGTGCCATCCATATGACAGAGGAAACAGCCCGGAAATGGCTCCATGAACGAGGAGTAGAAATAGAAGATATCGCCAATCTCGTATTTTTCCTTCAGGAAAAATACCACCCGAACCTGCAGATGGAGGAATGTATTGAAAATGTAGAACGAGTCCTTTCCAAGCGTGAAGTGCAGAATGCGATTCTGACAGGAATCCAGCTGGATATCCTTGCAGAACAAAAGAAGCTTGGCGAACCGCTGCAATCAATTATTGAAACAGACGAAAGTTTGTACGGCGTGGATGAAATCCTCGCATTTTCAATCGTTAATATATATGGATCGATCGGCTTTACCAATTATGGATACATCGATAAAGCAAAACCAGGAATCCTTGATAGGCTTAATGATAAAGAAGCATCCGGCAAATGCCATACCTTCCTGGATGATATTGTTGGAGCAGTTGCGGCTGCAGCCTCAAGCCGACTTGCCCACCGAGCGGCAAATGTTGAAGATTGATTAAGCTAAAGCAAAGAAAATGGGACTTGATGCCTGCCACGGCTCAAGTCCCTTGTTTTTTACACTTCCCAATCGTCCAGTGAATCCACTGTGTAGGTTGGCATTTCCTGATACCCTTTGAGAAGTTCCTTCGTCGTAACTCCTGTGTGGACGAGGAGTGTGTCCATCCCTGCCCTCATGCCTGCGAGGATGTCGGTATCATAATAATCACCGACCATAAGAGTTTCCTCTTTTTCTGTGCCAAGTACCTTTAATGCCTGCTCCATGATCACCGATTCCGGCTTCCCGATAAAAATCGGATCTGTCTGTGTCGATACAGCGATTACCGACGTCAGTGAACCGTTCCCCGGAAGTAAACCTCGCTCAGTCGGGATTGCAATATCCCCATTTGTCGAAATGAAGGTTGCTCCGTTCCTGACTGCAAGACAGCCAACTGCCAGTTTTTCATATGTAATGCCGCGGTCGATCCCTGAAACAACAAAATCAGCGTCTTCCCCTGCAAATTTCAGTCCCTTTTCCTGAATCGCTGTCTGGATGCCCTCTTCACCAATCACATAGACAGTCGCATCCTGTTTTTGTTCATAAATATAGTTGGCTGTAGCCTGGCTTGTCGTAAAAACCTGCTCCTCCGTCGTAGGGATATCAAAGCTGCGGAGCTTTTCCGCCACCTGTGCCGGTGTCCGCGATGAATTATTCGTAACGAATAGATAAGGTATTTCAGCCTCAATCAGCCTTTTTATAAAATCAGAAGCGGCTTCGATGCGCTCTGAACCGCGATACATTGTACCATCTAAATCAATTAAATAACCTTTATACTTTTTCATGGTGATCACTCCTAAATATTATCGTACCCATCAAAAAACGAATAATCCTATTTTATATAAGTGTAAAGGTGAGTTCAAAGGACAAAGCTCACTGTTCACCAGTCAAAGGATATTTAAACAGAAAAGAGACCGCCATGATAACGGTCTCTTCTGTCCTATTTACTTTTTAAAAGCGGAAACCGGTCCTAGTTCATTGGTAAGGTACTCCCTCACTTTTACCGAAAAAAGCTTGAGATGAGGAAGCTCGGCCTTGAAGGTTTCAATTAGGCCGGCATGGTCCACTGCTGTGTACTGCTGGACAAGCATCTTTCGGAACAGGACGATTTTTTTCAATCCTGCGCTCATTTCTTTAGTTACGACTTTTTCATCATCCAAAATGTCAATGATGTCTTCATAGCTTCCTGGGTCACGCATGATGAAGCCATCGATCATCGCGTTGCCCACATCGAGTACGGCTTCAACCATCGTATGCGCTGCACGCTCGAGGGCCGATTTTTCCATTGGCGATTCCCATGGTCCATTGCTTTCAAAAAAGTCAATTTGCCTGTTCAAAAACTGCAATGTTTCTTCGATTTGATCCCTGTCGACAAAGTACATTCAATATCACCTCATAAAGATGCTAGACGGTTTTCAACAATCCCGGACGGGCATAAAAATACCCTTGCGCCAACTCTACCTTGTTCCGTGAGAGGACCGATGCTTCATGCTCATTTTCGATTCCTTCCGCAATGACCGTCGACCCCGCTTCTTTGGCGACAAGCAACAGCCCTTTCAGCATAGACTCCTTCACAGAATTCTTATCAATGTTCTCGATGACGGAACGGTCGATCTTGATGACATCCGGCATGATTTCACTGATGGTATTCAGGCTGGCGTACCCTGCTCCAGTATCATCAACCGCTATTTTGATTCCCATTCCTCTTAACACCTTTATATTATAGATAAAATTCTCGATTCCCTCAATCGAGTCCCTCTCGGTGATTTCCAAAGTGATCTGGTTTGGCTTAATGCTGCCGTAAGCTTGCATCAAGTTCTTCAGATCCCGGACGAATCGAGAATTGCCGAGGGTAATCGGCGTGAAATTGATGAAAATATCATCAAGGCAGCCAGTCGATGTAACTTGATCAAACGTTTTTCTTAACACAATCATTTCCAGGTCATAGAGCATATTAGTCTGCCGGGCAACGGAAAAAAGCTGCAATGGACTCTCAAGCTCCGTTCCCTCAGGACCTCTTGTCAGCATCTCCCAGGCACGGATTTCCTTTGTATTGACGTCTATGATCGGCTGCGCTAAAAGCTTGATATTTTGCTGAGCAATGATCCGCTTCATTTCATAAACCATTTCATTGAATTCGGTTTGGATCCGTTTCTCGGCCATCGCAAAGGCCTGCTGGTGTGCCTTTAAGACAGCACCATGTACGGAACCGACCGATTTATCGATAAAAATAAACCCTGTATCAAAGATAGGCTGGACTGTAGGGTACTCATGAAAAATCCTGCTTTCCGCTTCCCTGAGGATCTTCTTCATTTTCGCATCAATTTCAGAAATACAGTACCTATTATGGTCGATCCGCATAAACAGGCTCAGGCTGTCACTATAGTAATCATGCAGGACAATCATGTCCTCCCTATCAATCTCACTCTCGATCACCGCTTTGAAATGCCGCTTCAAAGCCTTATGAAACTTCCAGTTCTCATCACCAAGCTGCGAAGCCAGTTCATGGTGATTCTTAATCGTATAGGCAATCACAGCAACTTCAAATCCACTATTAAAAGCCTTTTTCACCCCTGATACGACAGGATCCCTCAAAATGAACTGCGGAGGGTAATAACAAATTGATGAATGAGGCAACATTATTTTCCCCCAACCAAGCAGGTTGTCTAATATGCTAGTAACACGGCGGGCCATAGGTTTCAATCCTCTCAGAAGATGGCTAGAACTTTTTCTTAATTGTACCATATTTAGCTAAAATAGACCTTTTTTCCTAGATAGTTATTTCGAAATATTTTTACTTCTTTTTATGGTGGAAATGGAGGTAAGGTGGAAAGCGGTGACATTAGCTGTGATCTACTTAATGTAAAAAGTTGTAATTGGCTTTCTTTTGACAGCTTCTCTGGTTTCCTTGCCAAACCTATCATGATTACGTGCTTTTCTTGACAGCTTTTCCTCTTCTCACGCCAAACCTGTCTTAAGTTCGCCTTTCTTCTGACAGCTTTTCCTCCTCTCATACCAAACCTGTCTTAAGTTGAGCTTTCTTTTGACAGCTTTTCCTCTTCTCACGCCAAACCTGTCTTAAGTTTGACTTTCTTTTGACAGCTTTTCTTCCTTTCACGCCAAACCTGTCTTAAGTTCGGCTTTCTTTTGACAGCTTTTCTTCTTTTCCCGGCAAACTTGTCTTAAGTTTGGCTTTCTTTTGACTGCTTTTCCTCTTTTCACGTCAAACCTGTCTTAAGTTCGCCTTTCTTCTGACCGCTTTTCCTGATTTCACGCCAAACCTGTCTTAAGTTTGGCTTTCTTTTGACAGCTTTTCCTCTTTTCATGCCAAAGCTGTCTTAAGTTTGGCTTTCTTTTGACAGCTTTTCCTCTTCTCGCGCCAAAGCTGTCTTAAATTTGGCTTTCTTCTAACAGCTTTATCTCATTCCCTGCCGTAGCTGTTCGAACTCTTGAACTTACCCAGCAAAATGACAAAAATCCCCCTGAAAAATTCAGAAATGATTGTTTTTCTGGTAAGATTGATGTTGAGTGAGAATGCTGTCGAAAATGGAGGAGAAACATTTGGAACGCGAATTGGCACTTGAAATCGTCAGAGTGACGGAGGCTGCGGCGCTGGCATCTGCTCAGTGGATGGGCCGCGGCAAGAAGAATGAAGCGGATGATGCAGCGACTACGGCAATGCGCAAGATGTTCGATTCAGTCAATATGGATGGAATTGTTGTCATTGGTGAAGGGGAACTGGATGAGGCTCCGATGCTTTATATAGGAGAACGCCTTGGCACAAAAATGGGCCCAAAAGTCGATATTGCGGTGGACCCGTTGGAAGGGACAAATATCGTCGCCAAAGGGCATAATAATGCCATGGCCGTAATTGCTGTCGCGGATAAAGGTACCCTTCTTCATGCACCAGACATGTACATGCAAAAGATTGCTGTCGGAATAAGTGCTGCTGGGAAAATCAGTCTAGATGATCCTATCGAGAAGACAATTGAAATCGTAGCCAAAGCCAACAATAAGCGAATTCAAGATTTAACTGTCATCATCCAAGAGCGTGAACGCCACGATGATTTGATTGAACGAGTTAGGCAAAAAGGAGCACGAGTGAAGCTTTTCGGCGATGGCGATGTAGGTGCGTCGATTGCGACTGCCCTTCCACATACAGGAGTCGATCTTTTTGTGGGAACAGGCGGTGCGCCGGAAGGAGTCATTTCTGCTGCTGCCCTAAAAGCACTAGGCGGAGATATGCAGGCGAGACTAGTCCCTCAAACAATTGAGGAAGAAGAGCGATGCATTGCCATGGGCTTAAAAGATCCAAGACAATTGCTGATGTTAGATGACCTTGTTTCCGGAGACGATGCGATTTTTGCCGCGACTGGCGTTTCAAGTGGTGAATTGCTCGACGGGGTGCGCTTCCTTGGCGGAGACCTTGTTGAAACACATTCCATTGTTATGCGTTCAAAGACCAAGACCGTCCGTTACATCACAGCTCATCATCACCTAGAACACAAGCCACACTTAGTGATGGTTTAAAGAAAATACATACTTTTTACAGCACTTAGGAGGATGAAGATGAACGAAGAATTTTTTTTATACGATGATGTTGAAGAAACAAAAACTCGCTATGTAAGCTTTGTAGGTGAGAACCAGCGCTTTGACCTGGCCATCATGCAAACTGGCCGTTATTATGGCAAAAGCATTGTGATGGATATCCAGGGAAGCCGATTTGCGATTCTTGGCCAGGATGACCTCGATGAAGAGGGTTATCTTGAGTATGCCTATAATCTTTCTGAAGAAGATGCAGAGGAACTTCGCTCATTCCTGCGACCGATCCTTTAAATCTGGAACGAACTGTTTGTTTGATTTGTCTTTTCAAAGAAATACTAAAAGGACAACAAGCAAAAGAAGGTGAGTTTCATGAGCAAGGAAGACCGTGAAAAGTACTCTGATTTTTCGAATGTAGAAAAGCAGCGCAACTATGTAACGGCTGAAGACTATCCGGAGGGTCCATATGGATCACCTTTCCGGAAAGATGAACCAGTAGAAGGCAAAAGTACACCATGGCGTGAGGGACAGCGGTCCTACAGCAACTTCAACTATGAGTTCAAGTCCCTTCATCAGGGAACACCAAGAAAAGAAGCGGGTGCCCACCCAACCCATGATGATCCGGATGAAAGTGAACAGCCGCCGTATAGCGATCTATAAAAGACAAGAAATGCTCCAATCGTAGTGATTGGAGCATTTTCTAGTTCTGTACTATTTATCCTGAGCTTGCTTCGCTACCTTCTTGGCGACAAAATAGGCACAGCCAAAATTGCAATACTCATATAAGTACTCGCTGACGGTACTAATTTTCGTATCGAAAGTTGACTTCTGGTTTTGATCATCGAAAAAACCTCTTAGCCTTAGCTGTCCGTAACCCCAGTCGCCAACAATATAGTCATACTTCGTTAAAATTTCGCTATATCTCGCACGAAAGGCTTCTTCGTTAAAGCCGTCTCGTCCTTCATCCACGATCTCGTAGCAAAGGTTATTGATGCAAATCATTGGTCCACCTCTTTTTCGGTAACAGTTTCAAGCTTCCTTATAGCAAGCCCGATCGCTCGCACTTTTCTTAATTATAACTTATTCCCCATCAATTACTAAGCAAAAAAAATAAATTCGAAGCCATTCTAATGATTAGGGGGTGTTTTAATTGAAAAAAGCATTATTGGCTCTTGGTATTTGCGGGACTGTTGCGATGACGGGATGTGGAGCCGGTGACAATCAAGCTTCACCAAACGGCCGTGATGGCGGGGCTGGCATTTATCAGCGGAGCGGCAACACACTGAATGTGAATGATGAGCGCCCTGATTTGTATAACGAAGATGGACGCAAAGGAATGAAAGACAGAAGCGAGGACTTCGGCTATGTGCGCCACCAAAAAACAGGCGTAATGGGTGCAGATGAAATGGAAAGTGCCTATCAGGCAATCGACCGCGAGCAAATCGCCGACATGATCAGCAAATACAGCTTGATGGCACAAAATGTGGATGATGTATCCACACTAGTGACGGATGAGGAAGTTCTGATTGTATATGCAACAGATTCTCAAAATCGGAACGAGACTGCCGATCAGGTGAAGCGGATGGCCATGTCTGTAGTTCCACGCTGGTTTCACGTGTATGTATCAGATGACACTAACCTGCGCAACGAAGTCGAGAACTTTGCTTCACTCGATACCGATAGCCGTGATGTCGATGAATTGATTGATGGCGTAGTTAAACAAATGCTAAAATCTCCACAAGGCCGCCCGATGAGCACTGGCGAAAACGCAAATGGCGAAGCTGAGGGCGAATTGAACGAAGAAACCGATAAAGACGAAATTTCAAATCAAATGAATAAAGGGAAATAATGAAAAGAGTTCAGCATGATGGATGCTGAACTCTTTTTAGATTCTATTATCGGCAGAAGAGGCAGTGCAATTTATGCCTGCTGGGCTTCCTGTTCTGCAAGCTCTTGTCGATGTTTAGCGGCAGAGTTGACCTGTTCGTCGGCATGGTAGGATGAACGAACAAGAGGGCCTGCTTCGCAATGGCTGAAGCCTTTCTTGAGCGCAATTTCCCTTAGCTCGGCAAATTCATCAGGATGGTAGTATTTTTGGACATCAAGATGCTTCTTGGATGGCTGCAAGTATTGACCAAGAGTAAGGATGTCCACATTGTTAGCACGCAAGTCATCCATCGCCTCAATCAATTCTTCCTTCGTCTCGCCTAAGCCAACCATGATGCTGGATTTCGTGGGAATATCCGGCTGCATTTCTTTTGCACGGCGCAAGAACTCCAGAGAACGCTCGTAAGTTGCACGTGCACGGATTCTAGGCGTCAGGCGCTTTACGGTTTCGATGTTATGATTCAGGATATCTGGGCGTGCATCCATAAGTGTTTTCAGGTTCTCCTCAACTCCGCCCATGTCGGAAGGCAATACTTCTATTGAAGTAAACGGATTTTTCTTACGGATTGCTCTTACCGTCTCGGCAAAAATTGCTGCTCCCCCGTCTTTCAAATCATCACGGGCGACGGCAGTCACAACAGCATGCTTCAGGTTCATAAGTTCAACGGAATCCGCCACTCTTTCTGGCTCCTGCCAGTCAAGCTCAGTTGGAAGTCCTGTTTTCACAGCACAAAAACGGCATGCACGTGTACATACATCCCCCAGGATCATGAAGGTAGCAGTTCGTCTTACTGCCCAGCACTCATGAATGTTCGGGCATCTGGCTTCTTCACATACAGTATGTAGGTTTTTCTCACGCATCATCTTTTTTAAGCCGGTATAGTTTTCGTTCGTGTTCAACTTTATCTTCAGCCATTCAGGCTTTCTCTGTACCTCTTTTTTGCTCATTATTTTCACTCCATTCCTGCTGCATTACATCAAGAACACCATGTAAAAATCAAGGCCGGTATACAGCTTCTGATGTCACTTTAACACAATGGAAAACTCT
This portion of the Mesobacillus sp. S13 genome encodes:
- the glpX gene encoding class II fructose-bisphosphatase; translated protein: MERELALEIVRVTEAAALASAQWMGRGKKNEADDAATTAMRKMFDSVNMDGIVVIGEGELDEAPMLYIGERLGTKMGPKVDIAVDPLEGTNIVAKGHNNAMAVIAVADKGTLLHAPDMYMQKIAVGISAAGKISLDDPIEKTIEIVAKANNKRIQDLTVIIQERERHDDLIERVRQKGARVKLFGDGDVGASIATALPHTGVDLFVGTGGAPEGVISAAALKALGGDMQARLVPQTIEEEERCIAMGLKDPRQLLMLDDLVSGDDAIFAATGVSSGELLDGVRFLGGDLVETHSIVMRSKTKTVRYITAHHHLEHKPHLVMV
- a CDS encoding DUF3055 domain-containing protein, producing MNEEFFLYDDVEETKTRYVSFVGENQRFDLAIMQTGRYYGKSIVMDIQGSRFAILGQDDLDEEGYLEYAYNLSEEDAEELRSFLRPIL
- a CDS encoding cytosolic protein: MSKEDREKYSDFSNVEKQRNYVTAEDYPEGPYGSPFRKDEPVEGKSTPWREGQRSYSNFNYEFKSLHQGTPRKEAGAHPTHDDPDESEQPPYSDL
- a CDS encoding YutD family protein, whose protein sequence is MICINNLCYEIVDEGRDGFNEEAFRARYSEILTKYDYIVGDWGYGQLRLRGFFDDQNQKSTFDTKISTVSEYLYEYCNFGCAYFVAKKVAKQAQDK
- a CDS encoding YhcN/YlaJ family sporulation lipoprotein; its protein translation is MKKALLALGICGTVAMTGCGAGDNQASPNGRDGGAGIYQRSGNTLNVNDERPDLYNEDGRKGMKDRSEDFGYVRHQKTGVMGADEMESAYQAIDREQIADMISKYSLMAQNVDDVSTLVTDEEVLIVYATDSQNRNETADQVKRMAMSVVPRWFHVYVSDDTNLRNEVENFASLDTDSRDVDELIDGVVKQMLKSPQGRPMSTGENANGEAEGELNEETDKDEISNQMNKGK
- the lipA gene encoding lipoyl synthase produces the protein MSKKEVQRKPEWLKIKLNTNENYTGLKKMMREKNLHTVCEEARCPNIHECWAVRRTATFMILGDVCTRACRFCAVKTGLPTELDWQEPERVADSVELMNLKHAVVTAVARDDLKDGGAAIFAETVRAIRKKNPFTSIEVLPSDMGGVEENLKTLMDARPDILNHNIETVKRLTPRIRARATYERSLEFLRRAKEMQPDIPTKSSIMVGLGETKEELIEAMDDLRANNVDILTLGQYLQPSKKHLDVQKYYHPDEFAELREIALKKGFSHCEAGPLVRSSYHADEQVNSAAKHRQELAEQEAQQA